In Mixta intestinalis, the following are encoded in one genomic region:
- a CDS encoding helix-turn-helix domain-containing protein, which produces MTKKVNKMTSAGADIDSVSAAVSSSIKAWRKQQKLSLDALSRRAGVSKGMLVEIEKGSANPSIAILCKIAAALGLSVADIVNVTRAPDAWLITGDEIPVLWQGEKGGSARLLAGSSGPDMVELWRWEMFPGEVFSSSGHPAGTVELLHVEKGILALKTAVCELMVAQGCSAVARTDNAHQYANCGDTPLVFTMTVSEPHR; this is translated from the coding sequence ATGACTAAAAAAGTCAATAAAATGACTAGTGCCGGGGCGGATATTGATAGCGTCAGCGCCGCCGTCTCTTCCAGTATCAAAGCCTGGCGTAAACAGCAGAAACTGTCGCTGGATGCGTTATCCCGCCGGGCCGGGGTCAGTAAAGGTATGCTGGTTGAAATCGAAAAGGGCAGCGCGAATCCCAGCATTGCCATCCTGTGTAAAATTGCCGCCGCGCTCGGTTTATCCGTGGCAGATATCGTTAACGTTACCCGTGCGCCTGATGCATGGTTAATTACAGGCGATGAGATCCCTGTGCTGTGGCAGGGTGAAAAGGGCGGTTCTGCGCGTTTACTGGCCGGGAGTAGCGGCCCGGATATGGTGGAGCTGTGGCGTTGGGAGATGTTTCCTGGGGAAGTTTTCTCTTCATCGGGGCATCCAGCCGGTACCGTTGAGCTGCTGCACGTTGAAAAGGGCATTTTGGCACTCAAAACCGCCGTCTGCGAGTTAATGGTGGCTCAGGGATGTTCGGCGGTCGCCAGAACAGATAACGCCCATCAGTATGCTAACTGCGGCGACACGCCGCTGGTATTTACTATGACGGTGTCCGAGCCGCACCGTTAG
- a CDS encoding DUF4150 domain-containing protein: MTLTVNINGLTLCHKGSRGISRCTLPDVCKTPPNGMPVPYGNTAFSKDLTQGTHSVFADGGNMIAHNASCFASSILDEAGSMGGVVSGVNRARAEWISHSFDVFFERKPACRLTDKMFMNSRNTVNLAGLLQEALNKSIKDFEELICKWAKECYLEHCNRLGSKGSGAKYAHFQDCLNDKIREDTYRGGRPEGRVANEVSFEKIDGKWCPVMSKKSPENFSTNPYTPSGGRRLDIVLSDGDKITRIYDVKFPGDDFAPGQLEAYEDIAADAEGDFSDYFFEEECSDWPPECPNEKRAAEERATARQPEEETEKSVEPEETDWLLVAQVVLAVAATVCPLDGPAGDAVAWASVATRLARRARTVKPAF; this comes from the coding sequence ATGACGCTAACGGTAAATATTAACGGATTAACGCTTTGTCATAAGGGAAGCCGGGGTATCAGCCGCTGTACGCTGCCGGATGTCTGCAAAACGCCGCCAAACGGTATGCCGGTGCCTTACGGTAATACCGCGTTTTCAAAGGATTTAACGCAGGGCACCCACTCGGTCTTTGCTGACGGCGGCAATATGATTGCCCATAACGCTTCCTGCTTCGCCAGCAGCATTCTGGATGAGGCTGGTTCTATGGGCGGGGTGGTGTCTGGCGTGAATCGCGCGCGGGCGGAGTGGATCAGCCACTCGTTCGACGTCTTTTTTGAGCGCAAGCCTGCCTGTCGTCTGACAGATAAGATGTTTATGAACAGCCGGAATACCGTCAACCTGGCGGGGCTGTTGCAGGAAGCGCTGAATAAAAGTATTAAAGATTTTGAAGAATTAATCTGTAAATGGGCGAAAGAATGCTACCTGGAACACTGTAATCGGCTGGGTTCTAAAGGGAGCGGCGCGAAATATGCGCATTTTCAGGACTGTCTGAACGACAAAATACGAGAGGACACTTACCGGGGAGGACGACCTGAAGGGCGTGTGGCGAATGAAGTTTCTTTTGAAAAGATAGACGGAAAGTGGTGCCCGGTCATGTCAAAAAAATCGCCGGAAAATTTCTCAACGAACCCTTATACCCCTTCCGGCGGGCGGCGGCTGGATATTGTCTTGTCAGATGGCGACAAGATTACGCGTATTTACGATGTTAAGTTTCCTGGCGATGACTTTGCACCAGGACAGCTTGAAGCTTATGAAGATATAGCGGCAGATGCAGAAGGAGATTTTAGCGACTATTTTTTTGAGGAAGAATGCAGTGACTGGCCGCCGGAGTGCCCTAATGAAAAAAGGGCTGCTGAAGAGCGTGCTACTGCTCGTCAGCCAGAAGAAGAGACAGAGAAATCGGTAGAGCCTGAAGAAACGGACTGGCTGCTGGTTGCACAGGTTGTTCTGGCGGTAGCGGCCACCGTGTGCCCTTTGGATGGTCCGGCGGGTGATGCTGTTGCCTGGGCGTCGGTGGCCACCAGATTAGCAAGAAGGGCCAGAACGGTAAAACCGGCCTTTTAA
- a CDS encoding B3/B4 domain-containing protein has product MFSVSPSIDPAIARLAPGFRALSIVVQAAPIAHPEIAGEALRLACESVMANEAPWAEAHLNAWNEVFRAFGAKPKRTPCSADALRKRVLRDGTMPAIDPVVDLYNAISIRYAIPVGGENFAAYAGEPRLTIADGTELFDTTKEGQPTDESPEPGEVIWRDDRGVTCRRWNWRQGIRTRLSAEASQMWFILESLPAMPLEALQQAGDELVCGIQQMMPGAQATQKLIGFDLS; this is encoded by the coding sequence ATGTTTTCTGTTTCGCCGTCAATTGACCCGGCTATTGCACGTCTTGCGCCAGGCTTCCGGGCGCTAAGCATCGTCGTTCAGGCTGCACCAATAGCGCATCCTGAGATTGCCGGAGAGGCATTAAGGCTGGCCTGTGAATCTGTTATGGCAAACGAAGCGCCGTGGGCAGAAGCTCACCTTAACGCATGGAATGAGGTTTTTCGCGCGTTCGGCGCTAAGCCAAAGCGTACGCCCTGCTCGGCTGATGCCCTGCGTAAGCGAGTGCTGCGCGATGGCACCATGCCCGCCATCGATCCGGTTGTCGATCTGTATAACGCTATCAGCATTCGTTACGCCATTCCGGTAGGCGGGGAAAATTTCGCAGCCTATGCAGGCGAACCGCGACTTACCATAGCGGATGGTACCGAACTATTCGATACGACAAAGGAAGGCCAGCCGACAGATGAATCGCCGGAACCGGGAGAAGTTATCTGGCGTGACGATCGGGGCGTAACCTGTCGCCGCTGGAACTGGCGTCAGGGAATACGAACCCGACTTAGTGCTGAAGCCAGCCAGATGTGGTTTATTCTGGAAAGTCTGCCCGCAATGCCGCTGGAGGCGTTACAACAGGCAGGCGACGAGTTAGTTTGTGGTATTCAGCAGATGATGCCCGGTGCACAGGCAACTCAAAAACTTATTGGCTTTGATTTATCCTGA
- a CDS encoding CsbD family protein yields MLGKVEDKVREGAGKAQEVYGRATDSYSDQAEGTARKYANQASYAVRDAADTVRDQVSSNPLGGLAIAAAAGIVLGYLLGRK; encoded by the coding sequence ATGCTGGGTAAAGTTGAAGATAAAGTGCGTGAAGGTGCGGGCAAGGCGCAGGAAGTTTACGGGCGCGCAACCGACAGCTATAGCGATCAGGCTGAAGGTACAGCGCGTAAGTACGCTAATCAGGCAAGCTACGCGGTAAGGGATGCTGCCGATACGGTAAGAGATCAGGTTTCTTCAAACCCTCTTGGTGGATTAGCGATTGCCGCCGCCGCAGGCATCGTGCTGGGCTATCTGTTAGGCCGTAAATAA
- a CDS encoding type VI secretion system Vgr family protein, with the protein MFNRIVATAPLPEALLFWSLTGREALSEPYVFDVELLSTQPRIDKAALLGKPLTVSIPLSQSPEPRYLNGKITSVDIYSQELSGTRYTVYRLRMESDLWPLQHDHNQRIFQDKTVPEIVKSLLTENQVVFEDRLTGSYRLWEYCVQYQESTFNFISRLMELEGIYYYFEHDAQQHKLILADDADCHTAVSGYEFIRYQSTPDGAVPDEEGISQWHIRHDATPGLYTLNDYDFRKPYAWLMQARQNPVAPKPGSVDFYDWPGRYVDSAQGERYARIRQQVWQATHQTLSGTSTALGIASGRTFTLFQAPHAGDNNDYLVTSVDYNLRENRYASGDNQLAQYRLDFTVLPREVPFRAPLSARWPRTYGPQTARVVCPKGQTIWTDKYGRVKVCFHWDREAQGDDTSSCWVRVSSAWAGQGFGGIQIPRLNDEVVVDFINGDPDRPIIIGRVYNEANMPPWELPANATQMGFYSRTKEGTPDQANALRLEDKAGQEEVFIRAQKDMNTLVLNDRSTHVGNDHRETIAGHQNIEIQKNQTQAIHGHQNETVDGDRQQSVHGSQTETIDGNRQQTTHGEQTDTVDGNQTRLVKQNLAETVLIAKAETIGAAKALSVGGAYQTTVGGGMNTTVGLHQAEEIGLNKTLLVGQSYGQKIGDNLTQTIGGNYNQKVDGNSNQSVGKKQLIEVADELQIAVGAAMLVMKKDGTIIIKGTHITIDGDHIRHTAQDINHN; encoded by the coding sequence ATGTTTAATCGCATTGTGGCGACAGCACCATTGCCTGAAGCATTATTATTTTGGTCACTTACCGGGCGTGAAGCACTGTCAGAACCTTACGTCTTTGACGTTGAGTTGTTAAGCACGCAGCCTCGCATCGACAAGGCGGCGCTGCTGGGCAAGCCGCTGACGGTTTCCATCCCTTTATCGCAGAGTCCGGAACCGCGTTATCTTAACGGGAAGATCACCTCGGTTGATATTTATAGTCAGGAGCTGAGCGGCACACGTTACACCGTTTACCGTTTGCGGATGGAATCCGATCTCTGGCCGCTACAGCATGACCATAACCAGCGCATTTTTCAGGATAAAACCGTACCGGAAATCGTCAAATCGCTGCTAACAGAGAATCAGGTTGTATTCGAAGATCGGCTGACCGGCAGCTATCGGCTATGGGAATATTGTGTACAGTATCAGGAGAGTACCTTCAATTTCATCAGCCGGTTAATGGAGCTGGAAGGGATCTATTACTACTTTGAACATGATGCGCAGCAGCATAAGCTGATACTGGCGGATGATGCCGATTGCCATACTGCGGTATCCGGTTATGAGTTTATTCGCTATCAAAGTACCCCTGACGGTGCCGTGCCTGATGAAGAGGGGATCAGTCAGTGGCATATTCGCCACGATGCCACGCCGGGTCTTTATACGCTCAATGATTATGATTTTCGTAAGCCTTACGCCTGGTTAATGCAGGCCCGGCAGAACCCGGTAGCCCCGAAACCGGGTAGCGTCGATTTCTACGACTGGCCGGGGCGCTATGTTGATTCAGCCCAGGGCGAGCGCTACGCGCGTATTCGTCAGCAGGTATGGCAGGCAACGCATCAAACTTTGAGCGGCACGTCTACCGCATTGGGGATCGCCTCCGGACGTACTTTTACGCTCTTTCAGGCACCGCATGCTGGTGATAACAACGACTATCTTGTTACTTCTGTTGACTATAATCTGCGGGAAAACCGCTATGCCAGCGGAGATAACCAGCTTGCTCAGTATCGGCTTGATTTTACGGTGCTCCCGCGTGAAGTGCCGTTCAGAGCGCCGCTTTCTGCCCGCTGGCCACGTACTTACGGCCCACAAACGGCGCGGGTTGTCTGCCCTAAAGGGCAAACTATCTGGACGGATAAATATGGGCGGGTAAAAGTCTGTTTTCACTGGGATCGCGAAGCGCAGGGCGATGATACCAGCTCCTGCTGGGTGCGGGTTTCCAGCGCATGGGCCGGACAGGGTTTCGGTGGCATACAGATCCCACGTCTCAATGATGAAGTTGTGGTGGACTTCATTAATGGCGATCCGGATCGCCCAATTATTATTGGCAGAGTCTACAACGAAGCGAATATGCCGCCGTGGGAATTACCGGCTAACGCCACCCAAATGGGTTTTTACAGCCGCACCAAGGAAGGCACGCCGGATCAGGCTAACGCCTTACGCCTTGAGGACAAAGCAGGTCAGGAAGAGGTCTTTATCCGGGCGCAGAAGGATATGAACACGCTGGTGCTAAACGATCGCTCGACCCATGTCGGCAACGATCACCGGGAAACTATCGCCGGTCACCAGAACATTGAGATCCAGAAAAATCAAACTCAGGCCATTCATGGTCATCAGAACGAAACGGTGGATGGCGATCGGCAGCAAAGCGTGCACGGTAGCCAGACAGAAACCATTGACGGCAACCGTCAGCAAACCACCCACGGCGAACAGACTGATACCGTTGACGGAAACCAGACGCGGTTAGTGAAACAAAATCTGGCGGAAACCGTGCTGATTGCCAAAGCCGAAACCATTGGCGCGGCGAAAGCCTTATCTGTTGGCGGGGCATATCAGACAACCGTTGGCGGCGGTATGAATACGACCGTCGGTCTCCATCAGGCTGAAGAGATCGGGCTGAATAAAACGCTGTTGGTAGGACAAAGCTACGGACAGAAAATCGGTGATAATTTAACGCAAACGATAGGTGGCAATTACAACCAAAAGGTTGATGGCAACAGCAACCAGTCCGTTGGTAAAAAACAGCTTATTGAAGTGGCCGATGAATTACAGATCGCGGTGGGCGCTGCCATGCTGGTTATGAAAAAGGATGGCACCATTATTATCAAAGGCACCCATATTACTATCGATGGCGATCATATCAGGCATACCGCGCAGGATATCAATCATAATTAG
- a CDS encoding glycosyltransferase family 25 protein — MKTFIINLEEEVERKEKITNQCKQHDIDYHLIKAVNGKKLPQEVISAVTADYPACGLTLGEIGCALSHLTIYAKIINENLNCALILEDDATFKTDLHAYLSKIEASISNSKPEIYILTAADTYNKSITRRFSKQLTFYRLVYGSCAHGYVINKTAALALRKYNLPVRFEADRWTIFRDLGGIHIWCLDKEIISTTDPDKNNSALEKERTERSLLRRKVINKLKRETKWYQLKRIKNVLINKISGKKIVHRAG; from the coding sequence ATGAAAACTTTTATTATCAATTTAGAAGAAGAAGTAGAGCGTAAAGAAAAAATAACAAATCAATGTAAACAACACGACATTGATTATCATCTTATTAAAGCTGTTAACGGCAAGAAGCTACCGCAAGAGGTCATTTCTGCGGTGACAGCGGACTATCCTGCCTGCGGCTTAACGCTGGGTGAAATAGGATGTGCGCTAAGCCATTTAACCATCTATGCTAAAATAATTAACGAAAACCTTAACTGTGCCCTGATTCTTGAGGATGACGCAACCTTTAAGACAGACTTACATGCGTATCTCAGTAAAATTGAAGCTTCTATCAGTAACAGTAAACCGGAAATTTATATTTTAACTGCCGCTGACACGTATAATAAATCCATTACCCGTCGTTTCAGCAAACAACTAACCTTTTATCGTCTGGTTTATGGTAGTTGTGCACACGGCTATGTTATAAATAAAACTGCCGCCCTGGCGCTGCGTAAATATAATCTACCTGTCCGATTCGAAGCCGACAGATGGACTATTTTTCGCGATCTTGGTGGTATTCATATCTGGTGTCTTGATAAAGAAATCATTAGCACAACAGATCCAGATAAGAATAACTCTGCGCTGGAGAAAGAGAGAACTGAAAGATCGTTACTACGCAGAAAAGTAATAAATAAATTAAAAAGAGAAACGAAATGGTATCAGCTGAAAAGAATTAAAAACGTATTAATTAATAAAATTAGTGGCAAAAAAATAGTGCACCGAGCAGGATAG